A window of Variovorax sp. HW608 genomic DNA:
CGGGGGGCGCTGGGGAATGGCGGTCAAGGGCGGGGGTGGCTTGAGTGACATGTCTGTCTCAAAATATGGGAATTGGTCGGCGTTGGTGGTGAGGTCTCGGTGACATCGATGCTAGTGACGCGCACCCCAAAATAGAATCACCAAACACCGGCGTCACGCCCCTGTCATCGCCTCGCGTACCACCAGTTGAGACAAACCATGGCAACCCGATCCGCCGCACCCGCCGCGCCCAAACCGACACGCAGCGCGCAGTCGGGCGACGGCACCGGCGCGCTCGAAAAGGCGCTCGACGTGCTCGACGCGGTCGGCTCGTCGCCGCAGGGACTGAGCCAGAGCGAGGTCGCAGAGCGGCTCGACCTGCCGCGCACCACGGTCTACCGGCTGCTCGCGACGCTCATCAACCGGGGGCTGCTTCGGCGCGATCCGCTGCGCAAGGTCTATTGCCTGGGCTTTCGCTGCTTCGAGATGGCGAAGCAGGCCTATGCCATGCCCGACCTCGTGGCCGCTGCGGCCGCCGAGTTGCGCGCGCTGCGCGACCTCACCGGCGAGACCACCTACCTCGCGACGCTCGACGGCCGCGAAGTCATCTCGCTCGAACGCTGCGACGGCGCGCACAGCCAGCGCTCGGCGGCTGCGCTTGGCGAAAGAAAGCCGCTCTACTGCACGAGCCAGGGCAAGGCCATCCTCTCGGCCATGCCGGACGAGGCGCGCGAAGCGATCGTGCGCGAGCTGACGCTCAAGCCGCTGACGCCGCTCACCATCACCGACCGCAGGCGGCTCTATGCCGAGCTGCGCATCACCCGCGCGCGCGGCTATTCGATCGACGACGAGGAGATCGTGCTCGGCGTGCGCTGCGTCGGCGCGCCGGTCAAGGATTCGTCGGGCGAAGTGCGTGGCGCGATCAGCGTTGCGGGCCCGGCGTGGCGGCTGACGCGCGAGCGGCTGGAACTGCTCGGGCCCGAAGTGGCCGAGGCCGCGCGGCGCATCGGCGCGCAACTCTCTTCTTCCGCAGCACCCGCGAGCAACGATTCCGAAGCGACTGTCCGCGCGATACCGGGGCCGTGGGCATTCCATGGCGCGCATCCGGTCGTGACCAGCGACGGCAGCGTCTACTGGTCCGATGTGCTCGCGCCCGCGGTGCGCGTCTGGGACGCGCAAGGCGATCGACAGCTTTTCGCCGCGGGTTCGCCGATCGTGGCCCTGCTTCGCGGCGAGCACGGGCTGATCGTGGTCAGCGAACAGGGCGCGATCGAATGGCGGGCCGGACACAGCACGCCGCATCCCTGGCCCGAAGGCAAGACGCTCGCCGCATGCTTGGGCGCCGATGGCGTGATCTGGGTTGCCGTCGGCTTGCCCGAAGCCGGCACCGCGATCGGACAGCTAAAGCCGGATGGCCGATTGAAGATCTTCTGGCGCATCGGCGAGCCTGTCGCCGCCCTGTGCTGCTGGGGCGAGGACGGCTCGGTCTTCGCGACCGTGCCGCAATCCGGCGCGATCCTCGTGATGACACCGGGGCAAAGCAGCGTGAGGCGGCTCGCCACGGTGCCGCGCGGTTCAGGCCGCCTGGGCGGCCTCGCGTTCGACGACCAGGGCGGCATCTGGACCGCGCTCTGCGACGGCTGGTCGGTGGTGCGCTTCACGATGGAAGGACAACTCGATCGCGTCATCGGATTGCCGGTGCCCTGCGCGACCGACGTCGCCTTCGTGAAGCGCGAGGGATCGCGCGAGCTCGCGATCACTACCCAGCGGCAGAGCGTGCCGCTCGACACCCTGTCGACCGCGCCGATGTCCGGCCAGTTGCTCGTGGCGCGGCTCTGACTGTTGGCGATGCGCTTGCGCGCCTCGTCACTCCGACCCGCCAGCGGGGTCGTCATCCCCGCCGCGGATCTCCAGGCCCGGCAGAACCTGGGTGCCCTCGCGCTGGACAGCCACCAGCTTGCGCGGATCGAGTCCGAGCGTCTTCAGGATGGTCGGCGCCACTTGCATGTTGGTCACCGGCGTGTCGATCACCTTCTTCGCGAGGTGCGGATTCGAGAGCACGAGCAGCGTGTTCGTGTCGTCGTCGGCAAACCCGCCGTGCTCGGACAGCTTGCGTGCGCTCGTGCTGTAGATCGTGCCCGGCACCGGTTGAATGATGATGTCGGGCACGCGGCCCGCTGCCGGGTCGCCCCAGATCGCCTTCAAGGCCGCGTCGTGATAGAGCGTCTGGATCCTGGTGGAATTGACGCCGGCCTGATCGGCGCCCAGGATCGATACCGCCTTGGCCGCATCGGCATGGCTCTTCAGCCAGATGAGCGAAACATCGTCGGCCGTTTCCAGGGCGACCGGCACGCCGCCATTGGCGAGCAGGTCCGCGGGGTCGCTCACGTCCGCCGTTGCGTACGCGTTCGAGGAACCCTTGAGCATATGCAGCTTGCCGACATCGATCGGCGACTGGCCGTGCTTTGCGCCGACGATGAACAGCGTCGAGTTCAGCAGATGCCTCGATTTGAGCGCCTCGTACATCTGCCTCAGCGAGGCATCGACGAAATCGAGCGATTGCGCCAAGGGCTGCGTCGGATCGGCAGCGGCATCGACATAGCCGCCGCGGGCCGTGGCGCCACCTTCCATCGCATGCGTCACTTTCTGCGCGACGCTGACCGCCTGGAAATTCATGCCGAAGATCGCGGGCACGCCGACCTTCTTCGTTCCGGTCTGGTCGAGGCCGTCGATCCAGTTCAGCACCACCTTCACCTTGAAGCCGTCATAGCCCCGGGTATAGGTCGGATCGGTCGTCCAGTCGGCGCTGGCAGGGGCGCCCGGAAAGCCGTTGGTCTGCAGCGAGGTGGAGTTGATCTCGGGGGCGTAGAGCTCGTCCAGCCCGCGGCCCGACGGACCGTTGAGGATCTCGTAGGCCGGGTGCTTGTCGGACCATGCCGTGCGCAGGCCGGCCTCGTGGATGACCTCGAAGATCGTGTTGGTCCCGTTCTTCATGTAATCGTGCGGCCAGACGGCCACGCACCCGCTCGCGGTCTTGCGCAGCGACAGATTGGCAGGGTTGATGTGCGGGTTGCGCGGGTCGAAGGGGGCGCCTGCCGGCGGCAGGCCGCCATCGAGCCGGGTCAGGTCCCAGTCGAGCGCTTCGAAATTGCTCACCTCGGTGCCGGGCGTCCCGGTGCAGTTGCTCCCGGGCGGGTACAGGGTGGCGTCGTAGCTGTCGTCGTAGAAGACGCCATGGGTGATCGGCGAGCCGCCGGTTGCAAAGGCGAGCAGGCCGGGGAACGAGTCCGAAGGCTTCGAGCTCGAGGCATGCGTGTACTCGACGCCATGGCGGGCCAGCTTCGCGAAGGTCGAGTTCGGATGGGCCTTGATGTAGTTGGACAGGTCGGCTTGATGCATGCCGTCCACGCTGATGAGCAGGACGTGCATCGGCTGATCGTCTCGCGCGAGGGCAGGCGCTGCGCCGAGCGAACCTACGAGTGCGGCTACCGCGAAAGAGATCGCGCTGCCAGTGACATGACTTCTTTTCATCTCCAGGGCTCCTTCAGTGCGTGTTGAACTTGCCGAGAACGAGACCGGAGTCGCATCCGCGGTCGACGCAATCTAGGCACGCCCCGTGGCACAACAATGACACACGAAATCAGTCGATGGAGTCAGCCTCCGTTCATCGTGAAAGGCTTATGGCGTGCCCAATGGAATGAAGGGCGCGCTGCAGTCGTGGATGCTGACGCGCACCTTCTGGCCGACATACGGCGGCGGATCCGACGGCTGCACGAGCCTTCCGATGGAGCGGCTGTGAACCCCCGCACCGTGATAGCGCGCCACGGCGAAGGGTGCATCCGAGACGACGCCGGCGCTGCAGTCCACGTCCGCCACGGCGGCGAGTGCCGCCTGGCTTCCGAGGCCCACGACCACCGCTTCATGCCAGCCCGGCGTCGCCTTTCCGAAGACACCCGACCCGGCGCACCCCGAGATGACGAGCATCACGACCGGCATCGCCACGCGACGCATCCTGGGCAGCTTCATCCCGCCCCCGGTCTCAGGGCGTCGCCGCGGGCACATTGCCGATGGCCGCCACCACCTGGATCTCGATGCGGTACTCGGAGTCGATCAGCTTGGCGCCCACCGTGGCGCGTGCCGGTGAATGGCCCTTTGGCACCCACTCGTCCCAGATCGCGTTCATGGCCGCGTAGTCGCCCACCGTGCGCAGATAGATGGTCGCGCTCACCACGTGCTCACGGGTCGCGCCCTCGCGGGCCAGCAGTTCGTCGATGCGCTTCAGGACCTGACGCGCCTGACCCGAGAGGTCGAGCGACGCGTTTTCGGCCACCTGCCCCGAGAGGTAAAGCAGGCGCGCCGTGCCCAGGTCGACAACGACCATCTCGCTGAACCGGGGCCCCATCTCGTGTCTGATGATGTTCATCTTGAGTGTCTGGAAAAAAATGCGCGGAGGATCAACGGGGCGCCGAGGCGTCGGCAAGCGCATCCTGCCGATTCCACCAGCCGCCCCCGAGTGCCGCAAAGAGCGCGGCCGTGTCGCTCAGGCGCGCGGCGCGCGCCTGGACAAGATTGAGAACGGCCTGTTGCCAGACCTGTTCCGCCTGGAGGACGGAAAGCGCGCTGGTATCGCCGAGCCGGAACTGCTCGCGAGCTCGCTTCAGGCTCCTCGACGCAGCGCTCTCGGCGTTGAGGGCCGCCTGCAGTGCGCGCGTGTCCACATTGACGGCATCCAGCGCGTTGGCCACGTCCTGGAATGCGCCCAGCACCGTCGCGCGGTACTGGGCCGCGCTCTGGTCGAAGGCCGCTCGCGCCGCCGCCTCGCGATGCTTCAAGGTTCCGCCGTCGAACACCGGCTGCGTCACGCTGGCGGCGAGGGTCCAGAAGACCGATGAAGAGGTGAACAGGTCGTGGAACGCGAAGGCCGAGCTCCCGTAGGCATTGACGCCGAGCAGCACGTTGGGAAGCCTCGCCGCCACGGCCGCCCCGATGGCGGCGCTTGCGGCGTGCATCTGTTCCTCGGCGGCGCGCACGTCAGGGCGGTGCTCGACCAATGTCGACGGCAGGGTGAGCGGAAGCTCGCCCGGCAGCTCGATCGCCTCGAGCTCGAAGTGCGTATCGACATCATCGGCAGGGTAGCGCCCGGCCAGCGTGAGAAGCAGGTTGCGCTCAACCGCGAGTTGCTTGTCGATCGGGGGCAGCGTCGCCTCGCTGGCCGCCAGCGCGGCCTTTTGCGCGTCCACGTCGGCCAGCGAGGCCTGGCCGAGCTGCTGCTGGCGGATGAACTTCTGCAGGATATCCTTCTGCATCGCGATGATGGCCAGCGTCGCGGCGCGCTGGCCGCGCAGCGACGCCTCGGTGATCGCGGCGACCACCACGTTCGAGCTCAGCGTCAGGTTGTTCGCCTCCAGCTGGAAGCGCTGCATCTCGGCCTCGGCCTTGGCACCTTCCACGGTGCGCCGCGTGCCGCCGAAGACGTCGGGCGCGTAGCTCACGGTCACCTGTGCGGTATGGAGGGTGTAGTACGTGGCGTTGCTGGATACCGGGCTTGCCAGCGTTTGCGCCACGCGTTGCCGGATCGGCGAGTACTGCAGCGCGACGCTCGGCCAGTAGGCGCCCCCGGCCGCGAGCGCGTTCTCGTTGGCGGCGCGCAGCGCGGCCTGCGCCGCCTCGACACCCGGGTTGTGCGCGAGGCTGTCCTTGACCCAGGCGTTCAGGGGCTCGGAGTGAAAGAGCTCCCACCACTGCTGCGGGATGTCTTTCGATTGCTGCAGTTGCTGCGGCTTCACTTCGGGCACGCCGGGTTCGGGCGGCGGACGCAGCGGCTCGATGGGCTGCGGCCTGGCCACGTAGCGCTCGGGCGTGCCGAGCTCGGGTCGCACGTAGTCCGGACCCACCGCGCATGCCGCGAACAACGCGGCCGAGGCGACTGCTGACAGGCGCCACAGGCCGGACAGCGATTGGAGGGGCATCTTCTTCATCGGCTTCTCAACGATCGCGGCGGCGCATGCGCACGCCCCAGCCCCTGCTTTCGAAGATGCGCTCCATCGAGAAGAAGAGCGTGGGCAGGATGAACAGGGTCAGCAGCGTGGAGACCAGCAGCCCGCCGACGACGACGGTGGCGAGCCCGCGCTGCACGTCGGTGCCGACGCCGGTGGCGAGCGCGGCCGGCAGCATGCCGATCGATGCCACGGTGGCCGTCATGAGCACGGGCCGCAGGCGCTCGGTGGCGCCTTCGAGGACCGATTCCCGAAGGTCGAGGCCTTCGCCGCGCACGCGCCGGAAGTTCGCGACCATGATGATGCCGTTCTGGATCGAGACGCCGAACAGCGCGATGAATCCGACCGCAGTGGCCACGTTCAGCGTCTCGCCGGCCAGGTGCACGGTGATGAGGCCGCCCAGCATCGCCATCGGGACCACGCCGAGGACCAGCGCCACCTGCCGGACCTTGCCGAACTGGAAGAACAGCAGCACGGACATGATCGCCACGACGATCACCAGCGACACTGCAAGACGCGCCTGCGCGCGCTGCTGGTTCTCGAACTGCCCGGCCCACTGGAACCGGAACTTCGTCTTGTCGAACCTGATTTCGTCACCGATGCGCTTCTGGACCTCGACGAGGTAGGAGGCCAGGTCGCGGTCGCGGTTGTCGATCCGCACGGTGATCTGGCGTTCATTCATCTCGTGGGAGATCGTGGTTTCCCCCGTCTGCAGCCTGATGCTCGCGACCTGGGACAAGGGGATCTTCGCTCCCCCGGCTGCGTTGAGCAACAGCGCACCGATCGCCTCGGGATTGCCCTTGGCCGCACGGGGAACCTTTGCCGTCACGTTGTAGGTGCGGTCGTTGACGTACACGGTGATCACGGGGGCGCCGCCGATGCCGGTCGACACGAGGTTGGCGACGTCGTTCGCGCTGACGCCGAAGCGCGCGGCAGCCTCCCGGTCCAGCGTGATCACCACCTGCGGGATCGGCGGTTCCTGGAACAGGGAGGCCGATGCCGTCCCTCTCACGGTGCCGAGCAGCTGGACGATTTCCTTGCCGATGCGCCGGCTCTCCTTCAGGTCGTCGCCATAGATGCGCAGCACCAGCGGACTGTGTGCGCCACCGACGGCGTCGTTGACGCCGTCGATGATCGGCTGGCTGATCCCGACGTCGAATCCGGGCATCTTCGCGAAGCGCGCGTTCAGGGTGCGCACGAAGGAGGCCTTGTCCACGCCCTCGGGCCACTCGCTGTACGGCTTCAGTCCGACAGGGACTTCAACATGCGAGGGCGTCCACGGATCGGTGCCGTCGTCGTTCCGGCCGAGCTGCGTCACCACGAACGAGACCTCGGGATACTCGAGCAGGACGTGCCGGAGTTCGCCTGCCATTTCGCTGCCCTTGTCGAGCGACACGCCTGGGGGCAGCTGGACCTGCAGCCAGAGGGCCCCTTCATCCATGTCCGGCAGGAACTCGCGCCCGGCCGTCGCACCCAGGATCAGGACCGCCGCCAGCGCCACTGCGCTCAGCAAGTAGGCGATCGCCGGCGTGTCCAGCAGATGCTGCAACACCCGGCGATAGCCGTTCGTGAGCCAGACGAGCGGCCTGTTCACGAAGATCTTGCGCGGCTCGCGCAACGCGACGTAGGCCAGGCTCGGGATGAGCGTGAGGGCGCACAGCAATGCACCCAGCAGCGCAACACCCACGGTGAAGGCCATCGGCTTGAACAGCTTGCCCTCGGCGCGTTCGAAGGCGAACAGGGGGAAGTACGCCGTGATGATGATCAGGGTCGCGAAGAAGATGGGGCCCGACACATGGCTGACCGTCTCGAGAAGGTTGCCTTCGGTCAGGACGGCCTCGGGCTCTTCCTCGCGGCGGCGCAGGGTCGCCTCCATGACGACGATGGCACCGTCGACGATGATGCCGAAGTCGATCGCGCCCAGCGAGAACAGGTTGGCCGGTATCTTCGTGAGGTACATGACGATGAACACCGTCACGAGCGACATCGGAATCGCCACCGCGGCCACCAGGGCGCTGCGCGGGCTGCCGAGGAACAGCACCAGCACGATGGTGACCAGCAGCATGCCCTCCAGGACGGTGTGCGAGACCTTCTCCACCGTGAGCTTGACCAGGTCGTCTCGGTCGATGTAGGGCACGATCCTCACGTCCTGCTTTGCGAGTCCGGCCTGCAGTTCGTCGATCTTGGTGTGGACGGCTTCGAGCACGCGCGAGGGGTTCTCGTACTTGAGCATGAGCACGATCCCGCTGACGGTGTCGGGGTTCGTGTCCTTGCCCAGGATCCCGCCTCGCTCCTGGTGCCCGAATTGCAGCCGGCCCAGGTCGCGCAACAGCACCGGCGATCCGCCGCTCTGCGTCACGACCACCGATGCGAGATCGTCCAGCGAATGCACGAGGCCGATGCCCCGGATGATGTAGCTCTGCTCGCCCCGCGCGATGCGCCCGCCCCCGCCATTGGCGCTGCTGTTGTTGATCGCGGTCACCACGTCGGCGAGCGTCAGTCCATGCGACTGCAGCTTGTTCGGATCCACCTCCAGCTGGAATTCCTTCGTCAAGCCGCCGAAGTTGGTGACGTCCGCCACGCCGGGGACCTGGCGCAGCGCCGTGATCACCTTCCAGCGCTGGATCTCCGACAGCTCCATCAGGTTCTTGGAGTCGGATTCGAGCGTGTAGCGGAAGATCTCGCCGGCCGGCCCGGTGAGCGGGCCGAGTCCGGGCGATGCGCCCGCCGGAAGGGTGACCGCAGCGATCCGTTCCGTCACGCGCTGGCGTGCGAAGTAGTCGTCCGTGCCGTCCTTGAACGTGAGCGTGATCAGCGACAGCCCGAAGGTGCTGCTCGAGCGGATCGACGCCAGTCCGGGCGTGTTGGCCAGCGCGCGTTCCAGCGGCGTGGTGATCTGCTGCTCGATCTCCTCGGAAGCCAGGCCGCCCGCCTGCGTGGTGACCTGGACGGTCACGTCGCCGAGGTCGGGGTAGGCCTCGACGGTCATCTGCGTCCATGCGTAGTAGCCGAAGATGACGAGCGCCACCGACATCGCCCAGACGAGGTGCCTGCGGCGAAAGAACTGCGTGATGATGAGATTAATCATTCAGCAGCACGCCGCCACGCACGACCACGCGTTCGCCCGCCTCGAGGCCGCTGCGCACGCGCACCAGGCCGCCGTCCTCGCTGCCCAGCTCGACCGCCCGGCGCACGAAGGTCCAGGGGTCGGCTTCGACGAAGACGCTGGTGCTGTCGTTGTTCATCACCACCGCGGAGGTCGGCACCTGCGGCTCGCGCGACTGCGGCACGGCGATCCTGGCGCTCGCATACATGTTGGGCTTGAGCAGGCCCTTCGGGTTGGAAAACGTGACGCGGGCCTTGACCCGCCGGGTGTCGGCGTCGAGCACCGATGCGACGAAGGCGATCTTTCCGCTCTGGACCTGTCCGGGCAGGGCGGCCAGCGTGACCGCGACGTCCTGGCCGTTGGCGATCGTGCCGACCAGGCCCTCGGGCACGTTCACCGTGACCCACACGTGATCCAGGTTGGCCACGGTCATCATGGTGGCCGTCGCGTCGTTCACGACCGCGCCGGGCGCGGTGGCCAGCGCCGTCACGGTGCCGCCGATGGGCGTCGTGACCGTCAGCAATGCCCGCCCGCCCGAGGTCCGCGAGACATTCGCCTCGCCGAGGCTGCGCAGGCGGATTTCGCTGCGACGCAGCTCGGCGGTCTGCTGGACCACCGCGCTCGTGGCCACTTCCACGTCCTTGGCGGCGTTCGAGCCTGCGTCGTTGACGCCGCGCGCGCGCTTCAGGGCACGCTCGGCCAGATCGAGCGCGTCGCGCGCCTTCTGCACATCGGAAACCGCCTGCGCATAGTCGGAGGAGCTGATGGTCGCGAGTTCCTGCCCGCGCCTGACGATGTCGCCGAGCCGGACATTCAATGCCAGGACCCGTCCGGTTGCAGGTGCAAGGATGTTGACGGTGCTGGCCGGGTCAGCCTCGACCACGGCGGGCAGGCTCACGCTGTGCGCGGAACTCGCCTCGTCCACCGGGGCCACCGCCAGGCGTTTGCGCAGCGGCGATTCTTCGGGCACGAAGAGGCGGTTGGCGGTCCGCACGAGCTCGGGGTGCGTTGGGGGTACGGGGGCGGGTGCCTCCGCGCGCAGGGCGCGCCATCCCAGGAAGGCGATGAGCGCGCAGGGCACGGCGATTGCGGCCCACCACATCGGACGGGACTTGGAAGAAGGCGATTTCACGGTTCTTGGTGACTCCATCACGGCCTCGTGGCCGCGACGCGTCACGGATGGCGCGGGTCCCGGAAGGCTGCGCGAGAGTAGCCGGGTGTGCCTGAAGAACGCCTCAAGAAGACCTGAATTCTTCTTCAGGAAAGCCCGCGCATCGTCCGACGATGCCGAACTGCGAGAAACTGCGTCCCGACCCCATGAGAATCCTGCTTGTCGACGACGACCGCAAGGCGGCCGCCCTGCTTTCCCGAGGCCTTGGTGAAGAGGGTTTCGTGATCGATCTCGCTTTCAACGCCGAGGAAGGCGACCAGCGGACCGCCGCCGTGGAGCACGACCTGATCGTGCTCGACTGGATGCTGCCCGACCGCGACGGCACCACCCTGTGCCGGGAGTTGCGCGCGCGCGGCGTGCAAACGCCGATCCTGATGCTCACGGCGCGCGACAGCCTGGCGGACCGGGTCGAGGGGCTGAACATCGGCGCGGACGACTACCTGGTCAAGCCGTTCGCGTTCGAGGAATTGTTGGCGCGGGTACGTGCGCTGCTGCGTCGCTCCGAACTCACCCGGCCGCCGGTGCTCAGCGTCGCGGACCTTCGCCTCGATCCCGTGGGCCAGCAGGTCACGCGGGACGGCGCCGGCCTGGACCTCACACGCAAGGAATACGCGATCCTCGAGATCCTGATGCGCAACGCCGGCGAAGTGGTCGGGCGATCGCGGCTTGCCGAGCAGGTGTGGAAGGCCGAGCTGATCGCGATCGACAACCTGATCGACGTCCACATCAGCAACCTGCGCCGCAAGGTGGATGCGCCGGGGCTGCCCCCTCTGATCCAGACCGTGCGCGGGCGCGGCTTCCGCCTGGAGGGCGGCGGCAGTGCTTAGCTTCCGCCGGCGGCTCGCGCTGGTGCATCTGGCGGTCATCGTGACGGTGCTCGGCATCGGCGCGCTCAGTGCGTATTGGGGCCTGTCGCGCGCAGTGCACGGACAACTCGACGCCGCCCTGCTCGCACTCGCCGACACCGAAGTCGCGATGCTCGCGGAGTCCACCTCCCAGCCGCCGCACGTGCACGAGGCGCCGCCTGGAACGGCCGCACCGTCTTTCGCGCGGCTGGACCGGCTGGTGCAGATCGTCGATGAGAACGGGGAGGTGCTCGCCCGCAGCGCGAATCTGGGCAGCGCGCGCCTGCCCACGTCTCCCGCGCTGCTGGAGCATCTTCGATCGGGCGAGACCGTGTTCGAGACCTTGCCGAATTTTGGCGAGGAGCCCGTGCGCATGGTGTCGGTTGCAGCGACGCCGGGCGCCGGGGGGCTGCGCGCAGTGCAGGTCGCGGGCTCGCTGGACGATGTCAACAACGTGGTCGAGGCGGCCGGCGCGCTGTTCCTCGCGCTGGGCGTGGCCCTGGCCCTTGCTGTGGGCTGGGCGGGGTCCCTGATGACCGGGCGCGTGTTTGCGGCCATCGGAAACGTCGTGCAGCAGGCCCGGCGCATCGAGAAGACGAGCCTCGACAGGCGCTTGCCCCATCCGGGAACGCGCGACGAGATCGGCCGGCTGGTGGACACGCTC
This region includes:
- a CDS encoding IclR family transcriptional regulator domain-containing protein; translation: MATRSAAPAAPKPTRSAQSGDGTGALEKALDVLDAVGSSPQGLSQSEVAERLDLPRTTVYRLLATLINRGLLRRDPLRKVYCLGFRCFEMAKQAYAMPDLVAAAAAELRALRDLTGETTYLATLDGREVISLERCDGAHSQRSAAALGERKPLYCTSQGKAILSAMPDEAREAIVRELTLKPLTPLTITDRRRLYAELRITRARGYSIDDEEIVLGVRCVGAPVKDSSGEVRGAISVAGPAWRLTRERLELLGPEVAEAARRIGAQLSSSAAPASNDSEATVRAIPGPWAFHGAHPVVTSDGSVYWSDVLAPAVRVWDAQGDRQLFAAGSPIVALLRGEHGLIVVSEQGAIEWRAGHSTPHPWPEGKTLAACLGADGVIWVAVGLPEAGTAIGQLKPDGRLKIFWRIGEPVAALCCWGEDGSVFATVPQSGAILVMTPGQSSVRRLATVPRGSGRLGGLAFDDQGGIWTALCDGWSVVRFTMEGQLDRVIGLPVPCATDVAFVKREGSRELAITTQRQSVPLDTLSTAPMSGQLLVARL
- a CDS encoding alkaline phosphatase family protein, producing MHVLLISVDGMHQADLSNYIKAHPNSTFAKLARHGVEYTHASSSKPSDSFPGLLAFATGGSPITHGVFYDDSYDATLYPPGSNCTGTPGTEVSNFEALDWDLTRLDGGLPPAGAPFDPRNPHINPANLSLRKTASGCVAVWPHDYMKNGTNTIFEVIHEAGLRTAWSDKHPAYEILNGPSGRGLDELYAPEINSTSLQTNGFPGAPASADWTTDPTYTRGYDGFKVKVVLNWIDGLDQTGTKKVGVPAIFGMNFQAVSVAQKVTHAMEGGATARGGYVDAAADPTQPLAQSLDFVDASLRQMYEALKSRHLLNSTLFIVGAKHGQSPIDVGKLHMLKGSSNAYATADVSDPADLLANGGVPVALETADDVSLIWLKSHADAAKAVSILGADQAGVNSTRIQTLYHDAALKAIWGDPAAGRVPDIIIQPVPGTIYSTSARKLSEHGGFADDDTNTLLVLSNPHLAKKVIDTPVTNMQVAPTILKTLGLDPRKLVAVQREGTQVLPGLEIRGGDDDPAGGSE
- a CDS encoding RidA family protein, translated to MNIIRHEMGPRFSEMVVVDLGTARLLYLSGQVAENASLDLSGQARQVLKRIDELLAREGATREHVVSATIYLRTVGDYAAMNAIWDEWVPKGHSPARATVGAKLIDSEYRIEIQVVAAIGNVPAATP
- a CDS encoding efflux transporter outer membrane subunit produces the protein MKKMPLQSLSGLWRLSAVASAALFAACAVGPDYVRPELGTPERYVARPQPIEPLRPPPEPGVPEVKPQQLQQSKDIPQQWWELFHSEPLNAWVKDSLAHNPGVEAAQAALRAANENALAAGGAYWPSVALQYSPIRQRVAQTLASPVSSNATYYTLHTAQVTVSYAPDVFGGTRRTVEGAKAEAEMQRFQLEANNLTLSSNVVVAAITEASLRGQRAATLAIIAMQKDILQKFIRQQQLGQASLADVDAQKAALAASEATLPPIDKQLAVERNLLLTLAGRYPADDVDTHFELEAIELPGELPLTLPSTLVEHRPDVRAAEEQMHAASAAIGAAVAARLPNVLLGVNAYGSSAFAFHDLFTSSSVFWTLAASVTQPVFDGGTLKHREAAARAAFDQSAAQYRATVLGAFQDVANALDAVNVDTRALQAALNAESAASRSLKRAREQFRLGDTSALSVLQAEQVWQQAVLNLVQARAARLSDTAALFAALGGGWWNRQDALADASAPR
- a CDS encoding efflux RND transporter permease subunit, whose protein sequence is MINLIITQFFRRRHLVWAMSVALVIFGYYAWTQMTVEAYPDLGDVTVQVTTQAGGLASEEIEQQITTPLERALANTPGLASIRSSSTFGLSLITLTFKDGTDDYFARQRVTERIAAVTLPAGASPGLGPLTGPAGEIFRYTLESDSKNLMELSEIQRWKVITALRQVPGVADVTNFGGLTKEFQLEVDPNKLQSHGLTLADVVTAINNSSANGGGGRIARGEQSYIIRGIGLVHSLDDLASVVVTQSGGSPVLLRDLGRLQFGHQERGGILGKDTNPDTVSGIVLMLKYENPSRVLEAVHTKIDELQAGLAKQDVRIVPYIDRDDLVKLTVEKVSHTVLEGMLLVTIVLVLFLGSPRSALVAAVAIPMSLVTVFIVMYLTKIPANLFSLGAIDFGIIVDGAIVVMEATLRRREEEPEAVLTEGNLLETVSHVSGPIFFATLIIITAYFPLFAFERAEGKLFKPMAFTVGVALLGALLCALTLIPSLAYVALREPRKIFVNRPLVWLTNGYRRVLQHLLDTPAIAYLLSAVALAAVLILGATAGREFLPDMDEGALWLQVQLPPGVSLDKGSEMAGELRHVLLEYPEVSFVVTQLGRNDDGTDPWTPSHVEVPVGLKPYSEWPEGVDKASFVRTLNARFAKMPGFDVGISQPIIDGVNDAVGGAHSPLVLRIYGDDLKESRRIGKEIVQLLGTVRGTASASLFQEPPIPQVVITLDREAAARFGVSANDVANLVSTGIGGAPVITVYVNDRTYNVTAKVPRAAKGNPEAIGALLLNAAGGAKIPLSQVASIRLQTGETTISHEMNERQITVRIDNRDRDLASYLVEVQKRIGDEIRFDKTKFRFQWAGQFENQQRAQARLAVSLVIVVAIMSVLLFFQFGKVRQVALVLGVVPMAMLGGLITVHLAGETLNVATAVGFIALFGVSIQNGIIMVANFRRVRGEGLDLRESVLEGATERLRPVLMTATVASIGMLPAALATGVGTDVQRGLATVVVGGLLVSTLLTLFILPTLFFSMERIFESRGWGVRMRRRDR
- a CDS encoding efflux RND transporter periplasmic adaptor subunit, producing MKSPSSKSRPMWWAAIAVPCALIAFLGWRALRAEAPAPVPPTHPELVRTANRLFVPEESPLRKRLAVAPVDEASSAHSVSLPAVVEADPASTVNILAPATGRVLALNVRLGDIVRRGQELATISSSDYAQAVSDVQKARDALDLAERALKRARGVNDAGSNAAKDVEVATSAVVQQTAELRRSEIRLRSLGEANVSRTSGGRALLTVTTPIGGTVTALATAPGAVVNDATATMMTVANLDHVWVTVNVPEGLVGTIANGQDVAVTLAALPGQVQSGKIAFVASVLDADTRRVKARVTFSNPKGLLKPNMYASARIAVPQSREPQVPTSAVVMNNDSTSVFVEADPWTFVRRAVELGSEDGGLVRVRSGLEAGERVVVRGGVLLND
- a CDS encoding response regulator transcription factor, whose amino-acid sequence is MRILLVDDDRKAAALLSRGLGEEGFVIDLAFNAEEGDQRTAAVEHDLIVLDWMLPDRDGTTLCRELRARGVQTPILMLTARDSLADRVEGLNIGADDYLVKPFAFEELLARVRALLRRSELTRPPVLSVADLRLDPVGQQVTRDGAGLDLTRKEYAILEILMRNAGEVVGRSRLAEQVWKAELIAIDNLIDVHISNLRRKVDAPGLPPLIQTVRGRGFRLEGGGSA